From the Candidatus Micrarchaeia archaeon genome, one window contains:
- a CDS encoding prepilin peptidase: MITTFFPQITMNYELIRILIAIIFTSITAYFDIFNKKNIPNTLLYIFLIISLFITFVDFNIQLIFYSLICAVIIGILGYLLYKAGQLGGADVFILCSLSLLLPIQPTLFTNKPLMSLPFIFSIITISGLTFMIYILIKYTPIILKRKEKIEKKHILYSFLLVFIFLIILYLSIKTNIISKAYTLLIGFLIFVSIYFSIFKNRLLNCLIEKIPLNKIEVEDVIAIEQMDKKLVEKYKIPKVITEKDLKRLKLSNIKLYPVYTKLPMFIPFILIGLLISIYFGDILYILTSI, encoded by the coding sequence ATGATAACTACCTTTTTTCCACAGATAACTATGAATTACGAGCTAATACGTATATTAATCGCAATAATTTTTACCTCTATAACTGCGTATTTTGATATATTTAATAAAAAAAATATCCCTAACACTTTATTATATATATTTTTAATAATCTCCTTATTTATAACTTTTGTTGATTTTAATATACAATTAATTTTTTATTCGTTAATTTGTGCTGTAATAATCGGCATATTAGGATATCTCTTATATAAAGCAGGACAATTAGGTGGTGCAGATGTATTTATTTTATGTTCATTATCTTTACTTCTTCCAATTCAACCAACTTTATTTACAAATAAACCATTAATGTCATTACCATTTATATTTTCAATAATCACAATTTCTGGATTAACTTTTATGATTTATATTTTAATTAAATACACTCCTATAATACTAAAAAGAAAAGAAAAAATAGAAAAAAAACATATATTATACTCATTTCTCTTAGTATTTATTTTTTTAATAATTTTATATTTATCAATTAAAACTAATATTATTTCAAAAGCATATACTTTATTAATTGGATTTTTAATTTTTGTATCAATTTATTTTTCAATATTTAAAAACAGATTATTAAATTGCTTAATAGAAAAAATTCCGTTAAACAAGATAGAAGTAGAAGACGTTATTGCAATTGAACAAATGGATAAAAAATTAGTTGAAAAATATAAGATACCTAAAGTAATTACAGAAAAAGACTTAAAGAGATTAAAACTAAGTAATATCAAATTATATCCTGTATATACAAAACTACCTATGTTTATCCCCTTTATATTAATTGGACTTTTAATCTCAATATATTTTGGAGATATTTTATATATTTTAACTTCTATTTAA
- a CDS encoding DUF92 domain-containing protein, with translation MVKKEKISKTLLLDKKAIILALILGVLLAFLDIYFLILMLVFLFLGVIVTKHGYNEKKEMGVYEHERGWENVLANGLVPLIGGAFFNPGAFIGALAAVMADKFASELGILEKSDPINLKNLKRTKKGTNGAISLFGTWMSFIGALLIGVVALFLYPEYNLWKVLLIGVIGFIGSFVDSVFGVFEEKGIGTKATTNIICAIFGLILGYLFI, from the coding sequence ATGGTTAAAAAAGAAAAGATATCAAAGACATTGTTATTAGATAAAAAAGCAATAATTTTAGCATTAATATTAGGTGTTTTACTTGCGTTTTTAGACATTTATTTTCTTATTTTAATGCTTGTATTTTTATTTTTAGGAGTAATTGTAACAAAACATGGATATAATGAAAAAAAAGAAATGGGAGTATATGAACATGAAAGAGGTTGGGAAAATGTTTTAGCTAATGGATTAGTTCCTCTGATTGGTGGCGCTTTTTTTAATCCAGGTGCATTTATAGGTGCATTAGCAGCAGTAATGGCTGATAAATTTGCTTCTGAATTGGGTATTTTAGAAAAAAGTGATCCAATAAATTTAAAAAATTTAAAAAGAACTAAAAAAGGGACTAATGGAGCCATAAGTTTATTTGGAACGTGGATGTCTTTTATTGGCGCATTACTTATTGGGGTTGTTGCATTATTTTTATATCCTGAATATAATCTCTGGAAAGTTCTTTTAATAGGAGTAATTGGTTTTATTGGTTCTTTTGTTGATTCTGTATTTGGAGTTTTTGAAGAAAAAGGGATCGGAACAAAAGCAACTACAAATATAATTTGTGCAATTTTTGGTTTAATTTTAGGTTATTTATTTATTTAA
- the rtcA gene encoding RNA 3'-terminal phosphate cyclase: MKYIEIDGSLGEGGGQMLRTTLSLSAILGKPFKMSNIRIKRPKPGLKPQHLMCINAVKQICNANVQGAEIDSKEIIFEPNEIKSRDYEFLIETAGSVSLVIQTILPILIFAKEKSTIHLTGGTHVPFAPSVSYLNNVFLPAIRKMGVKAEIDLKKYGFYPKGGGEVYIKVFPTCDLKAVELLELNDEKPKVEIIICNLPEHILERELKIIKKFFSDIEIKKQGALSPGNIITIYKSDFGVDSIAKLGVPAEKIAEKACEEFIKYQNYPIDKHLTDQLLVYMALCKEKSVIQAPEITQHTKTNIEVIQKFLGNIFEFNGNNIIRK; this comes from the coding sequence ATGAAATACATTGAAATTGATGGTTCTTTGGGTGAAGGAGGGGGACAAATGCTCCGCACTACTTTATCTTTAAGCGCTATTTTAGGAAAACCTTTCAAAATGTCAAATATACGTATTAAACGGCCAAAACCAGGTTTAAAACCCCAGCATTTAATGTGTATAAATGCAGTTAAACAAATATGCAATGCTAATGTTCAAGGGGCCGAAATAGATAGTAAAGAAATTATTTTTGAACCAAATGAAATAAAATCTAGGGATTATGAATTTTTAATTGAAACAGCAGGATCTGTGAGTCTTGTTATACAAACAATATTACCAATTCTTATTTTTGCAAAAGAAAAAAGTACTATTCATTTAACTGGTGGGACTCATGTTCCTTTTGCTCCTTCTGTTTCTTATCTAAATAATGTTTTTCTGCCAGCAATTAGAAAAATGGGAGTAAAAGCCGAAATTGATCTTAAAAAATATGGTTTTTATCCAAAAGGAGGAGGAGAAGTATATATTAAAGTTTTTCCCACCTGTGATTTAAAAGCAGTGGAATTATTAGAATTAAATGATGAAAAACCAAAAGTAGAAATTATAATATGTAATCTTCCAGAACACATTTTAGAAAGGGAGCTTAAAATAATTAAAAAATTCTTTTCAGACATTGAAATTAAAAAACAAGGTGCGTTATCTCCTGGTAATATAATAACAATATATAAATCAGATTTTGGTGTAGATTCAATTGCAAAATTAGGAGTTCCTGCTGAAAAAATAGCAGAAAAAGCATGCGAAGAATTTATAAAATATCAAAACTACCCAATTGATAAGCATTTAACAGACCAGTTATTGGTATATATGGCGCTTTGTAAAGAAAAGAGTGTAATACAAGCTCCAGAGATTACACAGCACACAAAAACAAATATTGAAGTTATTCAAAAGTTTTTAGGAAACATATTTGAATTTAATGGTAATAATATTATCAGAAAGTGA
- a CDS encoding DNA-directed DNA polymerase: protein MKISGFLLSINYAPENESITLWIKTDSGIKKITDTYDPYFYLDAPEYIIKDIELLKIGYKNEPIQIKKYEKVKKALNGKEKELFKIYCYSPSHIPLIKKALQDFQCYEYKIRFIQRYMIDKNLWPLNKYELEYNGNTIEKITDLEEEENFNLLAFDIETYNPIGIPREKKDPVIMISYADDKEAKVLTYKKVERDFILKYKNETEMIEGFCEILEKKDIDLILGYNTNLFDFPYLRKRSRNLGIDLTLGRENQEIIIKKDNKIEIPGRISIDLYPVARFLSNIGAVRITRYTLKRVYHELIGEKSETKELVEKEDIWKMWEDDEQRNILADYSLGDSKAVIEISKHLLPVEVELSKICGLSLDETTNSATGRLVESLLMRYAQKRNEIIPEVPSFQEVKQRQMNPIKAAYVKIPEPGIYENIVVFDFRSLYPSIIISHNIDPFTINCECCTEKEANISPLGHKFCKKRKGIIPEALEDLIKKRNTLKNEMKNFEKNSDEYNKLFARQWALKILANSFYGQTVYPRARWYSRECGSSITAWGRYYILSTIEKAEKQGFDVLYSDTDSVLLTLKEKTKEDAINFMKNINKELPGDMELELEDFYPRGLFVTKRTSTTGAKKKYALIDEKGMIKIRGFELVRRDWSKIAKRTQMNILKAILQEGNKEKAVKIVKDTIQNLKEGKVDLEDLVIFTQLQKSLNSYAITSPELSAAKKAIARGKKIEKGTLIGYIITKKGNSISDKAELLEFAEDYDADYYINKQILPSVLKILKELGYSEEDLKFKGKQIGLGNFM, encoded by the coding sequence ATGAAAATTTCCGGCTTTTTATTAAGCATAAACTATGCTCCTGAAAATGAAAGTATTACTCTATGGATTAAAACAGATAGTGGAATAAAAAAAATTACTGATACTTATGACCCTTATTTTTATTTAGATGCACCAGAGTATATTATTAAAGATATTGAACTCTTAAAAATTGGATATAAAAATGAACCTATCCAAATAAAAAAATATGAAAAAGTTAAAAAAGCATTAAATGGAAAAGAAAAAGAGCTATTTAAAATTTACTGCTATTCTCCTTCTCATATTCCCCTAATAAAAAAAGCACTGCAAGATTTCCAATGTTATGAATACAAAATAAGATTTATCCAAAGATATATGATAGATAAAAATTTATGGCCATTAAATAAATATGAACTTGAATATAATGGAAATACAATAGAAAAAATAACTGATTTAGAAGAGGAGGAAAATTTCAATTTATTAGCATTTGATATAGAAACTTATAACCCAATTGGCATACCAAGAGAAAAAAAAGACCCTGTGATTATGATAAGTTATGCTGATGATAAAGAGGCCAAAGTACTAACTTATAAAAAAGTTGAAAGGGATTTTATATTAAAATATAAAAACGAAACAGAAATGATAGAAGGTTTTTGTGAGATACTAGAAAAAAAAGATATTGATTTAATTTTAGGATATAACACTAATCTATTTGATTTTCCCTATTTAAGAAAAAGATCAAGAAATTTAGGTATTGATCTAACACTTGGAAGGGAAAACCAAGAAATAATAATTAAAAAAGATAATAAAATAGAAATACCTGGAAGAATTTCAATTGATTTATATCCAGTTGCTAGATTTTTAAGTAATATTGGAGCAGTTAGAATAACAAGATATACTTTAAAAAGAGTATATCATGAATTGATTGGAGAAAAAAGTGAAACTAAAGAATTAGTTGAAAAAGAAGATATATGGAAAATGTGGGAGGATGATGAACAAAGAAATATACTAGCAGACTATTCTTTAGGAGATTCAAAAGCAGTTATAGAAATATCAAAACATTTACTCCCAGTTGAAGTAGAATTAAGTAAAATTTGCGGTCTTTCTTTAGATGAAACTACAAACTCTGCAACAGGAAGATTAGTTGAATCATTATTAATGAGATACGCCCAAAAACGAAATGAAATAATACCTGAAGTTCCTTCTTTTCAAGAGGTTAAACAAAGACAAATGAATCCTATAAAAGCTGCATATGTTAAAATACCAGAACCAGGAATATATGAAAATATTGTAGTATTTGATTTTAGAAGTTTATATCCAAGTATAATTATATCACATAATATAGATCCGTTTACTATAAATTGTGAATGCTGTACTGAAAAAGAAGCAAATATTTCCCCATTAGGACATAAATTTTGTAAAAAAAGAAAAGGAATAATCCCAGAAGCATTAGAAGATTTAATAAAAAAAAGAAATACACTTAAAAATGAAATGAAAAATTTTGAAAAAAATTCTGATGAATATAATAAATTATTTGCAAGGCAATGGGCCTTAAAAATTTTAGCAAATAGTTTTTATGGTCAAACTGTTTATCCAAGAGCACGATGGTATTCAAGAGAATGCGGATCAAGCATAACTGCATGGGGTAGATATTATATTTTATCAACAATAGAAAAAGCAGAAAAACAAGGGTTTGATGTTTTATATAGTGACACAGATTCTGTACTTTTAACGCTTAAAGAAAAAACAAAAGAAGATGCAATAAATTTTATGAAAAATATAAATAAAGAACTGCCTGGGGATATGGAATTAGAATTAGAAGATTTCTATCCAAGGGGATTATTTGTAACAAAAAGAACATCAACAACAGGAGCAAAAAAGAAATATGCTTTGATTGATGAAAAAGGAATGATAAAAATTAGGGGTTTTGAATTAGTAAGAAGAGATTGGTCTAAAATAGCAAAAAGAACCCAGATGAATATTTTAAAAGCAATACTACAAGAAGGGAATAAAGAAAAAGCAGTAAAAATAGTAAAGGACACAATACAAAATTTAAAAGAAGGAAAAGTAGATTTGGAAGATTTAGTTATTTTTACTCAGCTTCAAAAATCCCTTAATTCATATGCAATTACTTCTCCTGAATTATCTGCTGCTAAAAAAGCAATAGCAAGAGGAAAGAAAATAGAAAAAGGCACTTTAATAGGATATATTATAACAAAAAAAGGAAATTCAATATCTGATAAAGCAGAATTATTAGAATTTGCTGAAGATTATGATGCAGATTATTATATTAATAAACAAATTTTACCTTCAGTTTTAAAAATATTAAAAGAATTAGGATATTCAGAAGAAGATTTAAAATTCAAAGGAAAACAAATAGGATTAGGAAATTTTATGTAA
- a CDS encoding murein L,D-transpeptidase catalytic domain-containing protein, translating to MAVKQTYWDTITKDIPAKELDNFSKNFNIPKDNKLKEAFYRAKNSFSEFEINLDKLEEPTKTMLFESVVYIWYREGYNEIGKNIIKKGLTAFKKHKTFYSFKSALPERKSKEDLEKILEKNENRYNLLSKDTIKNLGIPRASQPLGTSLNINKLIKNKKFGKIEITYEQKQNIDNYLIDEGIGTSSEKKKEKREKDFDKWLEKEYKSFSKKSEIKIDFVVFRQCVLFYLSNIDQAIINNEKSKQKIEYEQWLYSDYGQFLANSDTENRTLSFGAFNQGITAYLNAIDKKEIKKSSVFTIIDFSIPSTEKRMYILDMEKKEIKEVLYVSYGWGNEKNGNKKNAIFSNSANSYASSVGLMTTLGETVIVSGTLPAMLLDGKEKGFNDNIRERGITLHGAEYAREPKKYPNGDFKLGLTAGCFAVDDRISARIIDELKGGTGIFVYGGIAGYNSITSKYQDIGSAYLIIKKNNM from the coding sequence ATGGCCGTAAAACAAACATATTGGGATACTATTACAAAAGATATTCCTGCAAAAGAATTAGATAATTTTAGCAAGAATTTTAATATCCCAAAAGACAATAAATTAAAGGAAGCATTTTATAGGGCCAAAAATAGTTTTTCTGAATTTGAGATTAATTTAGATAAATTAGAAGAACCAACAAAAACTATGCTTTTTGAATCTGTTGTTTATATTTGGTATAGAGAAGGATATAATGAAATAGGAAAAAATATTATTAAAAAAGGATTAACTGCTTTTAAAAAACACAAAACGTTCTATTCATTTAAATCTGCTTTGCCTGAAAGAAAATCAAAAGAAGATTTAGAAAAAATACTTGAAAAAAATGAAAACAGATATAATTTATTATCTAAAGATACTATTAAAAATTTGGGAATACCTAGAGCTTCACAGCCATTAGGCACTTCTTTAAATATTAATAAATTAATTAAAAATAAAAAATTTGGCAAAATAGAAATAACATACGAACAAAAACAAAATATTGATAATTATTTAATTGATGAAGGAATAGGAACTTCTTCTGAAAAGAAAAAAGAAAAAAGAGAGAAAGATTTTGATAAATGGCTGGAAAAAGAATACAAATCTTTTAGTAAAAAAAGTGAAATAAAAATTGATTTTGTTGTATTTAGGCAATGTGTATTATTTTATCTTTCAAATATAGATCAAGCTATCATAAATAATGAAAAATCAAAACAAAAAATAGAATATGAACAATGGCTTTATTCAGACTATGGTCAATTTCTTGCTAATTCAGATACAGAAAACAGAACACTTTCATTTGGTGCATTTAATCAAGGGATAACTGCATATTTAAATGCTATTGATAAAAAGGAAATTAAAAAAAGTTCTGTTTTCACAATAATTGATTTTTCAATACCTTCAACAGAAAAGAGAATGTATATTTTAGACATGGAAAAAAAAGAGATAAAAGAAGTTTTATATGTTTCTTATGGGTGGGGTAATGAAAAAAATGGAAATAAAAAAAATGCAATTTTTTCTAATAGTGCAAATTCATATGCTTCAAGTGTTGGATTAATGACAACTTTAGGAGAAACAGTTATTGTTTCTGGTACTTTACCAGCAATGCTTTTAGATGGAAAAGAAAAAGGATTTAATGATAATATTAGAGAAAGAGGAATAACTTTGCATGGTGCTGAATATGCAAGAGAACCAAAAAAATACCCAAATGGTGATTTTAAACTTGGACTCACAGCTGGTTGTTTTGCAGTTGATGATAGGATATCTGCGCGAATAATTGATGAATTAAAAGGAGGTACGGGGATATTTGTTTATGGTGGAATTGCAGGATATAATTCTATAACATCAAAATATCAAGATATTGGTTCTGCTTATTTAATTATTAAAAAAAATAATATGTAA
- the map gene encoding type II methionyl aminopeptidase: MENENSKNKEIENFIKAGKISKKIIDNSKKMIIPGESYLDICETIEKMIKEEGGKPAFPTNISINENAAHYTPTIGDNKILEETDLVKIDFGVHIEGCISDNAYTIDLSDENGKLVEASRNALDAATAYMKAGRKVGDIGEIIENEIKKLGYKPIDNLTGHMIKPYLLHAGEIIPNIKTDDDYILQEGDVFAVEPFATNGFGSIKESNEIEIYSLAELKNVRMRQSRQVLAHIVENYLGLPFAKRWLLPTINSQITLSAALRELTRSGILHSYPVLKEVDNGLVSQAEHTVIIEKDSVKVLN; the protein is encoded by the coding sequence ATGGAAAATGAAAATTCTAAAAATAAAGAAATTGAAAATTTTATAAAAGCAGGAAAAATTTCTAAAAAAATTATAGATAATAGTAAAAAAATGATTATACCTGGAGAATCTTATTTAGATATTTGTGAAACTATAGAAAAAATGATAAAAGAGGAGGGAGGAAAACCTGCTTTTCCAACAAATATAAGTATAAATGAAAATGCCGCACATTATACCCCCACAATCGGAGATAATAAAATACTAGAAGAAACTGATTTAGTAAAAATAGATTTTGGTGTCCACATAGAAGGATGCATTTCAGATAATGCATATACAATTGATTTAAGTGATGAAAATGGAAAGTTAGTTGAAGCTTCGAGAAACGCATTAGATGCTGCAACTGCATATATGAAAGCAGGAAGAAAAGTAGGAGATATAGGAGAAATAATAGAAAATGAAATTAAAAAACTAGGATACAAACCAATAGATAATTTAACAGGACATATGATAAAACCATATTTATTGCACGCTGGAGAAATAATTCCCAATATCAAAACTGATGATGATTATATTTTACAAGAAGGGGATGTTTTTGCGGTTGAACCATTTGCTACAAATGGTTTTGGTTCAATAAAAGAAAGTAATGAAATAGAAATTTACTCTTTAGCAGAATTAAAAAATGTTAGAATGCGCCAATCAAGACAAGTTTTAGCGCATATTGTTGAAAATTATCTTGGACTTCCTTTTGCTAAGCGTTGGTTATTACCAACTATTAATTCTCAAATTACTTTAAGCGCGGCATTAAGAGAATTAACACGATCAGGAATACTTCATTCATACCCTGTTCTTAAAGAAGTAGATAATGGATTAGTATCACAAGCAGAACATACTGTAATCATTGAAAAAGATTCTGTAAAAGTATTAAATTAA
- a CDS encoding LysE family transporter, translated as MKKIFSVLKNGLLTGFIIQLAIGPLFFFIINLTLQKTILDGFMGVLALTIVSYIYIALSAFGIGQLLENKKVKKIFGAISSIVLVIFGVIIIEGAITSGISETIVHTTDLFSSFASVFLLAISNPLSIVFFTGLFSAKAVEYNYTKKELYFFGFGFGLSTLVFTGAAVLIVSLLKGTIPTIVMQVLNVVVGALIIGYGVMTLVKLLRPHLTQKT; from the coding sequence ATGAAAAAAATTTTTTCAGTTCTAAAGAATGGATTATTAACAGGATTTATAATTCAGTTAGCAATTGGTCCACTATTCTTTTTTATAATCAACTTAACTCTACAAAAAACTATATTAGATGGGTTTATGGGTGTTTTGGCGCTAACAATTGTCAGCTATATCTATATCGCTCTTTCTGCCTTTGGTATTGGACAATTGCTTGAAAACAAAAAAGTAAAAAAAATATTCGGCGCGATCAGTTCAATTGTCTTGGTTATTTTTGGAGTAATCATTATTGAAGGAGCAATAACTAGTGGAATTTCTGAGACAATAGTACACACAACGGACTTATTTTCAAGTTTTGCATCTGTTTTCTTACTCGCAATTTCTAACCCCCTGTCAATTGTTTTCTTTACGGGTTTATTTTCAGCAAAAGCAGTTGAATATAATTATACTAAAAAAGAGCTGTATTTTTTTGGTTTTGGTTTTGGACTATCCACCCTTGTGTTTACGGGCGCGGCAGTCTTAATCGTTTCACTACTTAAAGGAACAATACCAACAATTGTTATGCAAGTATTAAATGTGGTCGTAGGAGCTCTAATAATTGGATATGGTGTAATGACATTGGTAAAACTTTTGCGTCCACATTTGACTCAAAAAACCTAA
- a CDS encoding TIM barrel protein, which yields MGSEIRFGTSGNPPNFFESKWGKDRKNALDWINSIGLNAYEYTMTHGARIREEKALHLKKKAKEFDIKLSVHGPYYIVLTSDKKRVYDNSINELLKTMRLSSLMGAEKVIFHPGFKTIGHFESLKQCITGLKKVIKEYGNNDIKVFPETTGKICQLGDLEDIITICEKTECIPCIDFGHLHARNLGSLKSKEDIKEVLIKIENRLGKKILKNLHCHFYPIEYTDKGEKVHRAVFEKDFYPKFEHFAPLIKEFNMAPTLISESKNSQDLGALYMKKVLEKIL from the coding sequence ATGGGTAGTGAAATTCGTTTTGGAACATCAGGTAATCCACCTAATTTTTTTGAATCTAAATGGGGTAAAGATAGAAAAAATGCATTAGATTGGATTAATTCTATAGGTTTAAATGCATATGAATATACAATGACACATGGTGCAAGAATTAGAGAAGAAAAAGCCTTACATTTAAAGAAAAAAGCAAAAGAATTTGATATCAAATTATCTGTTCATGGTCCATACTATATTGTTCTTACTTCTGATAAAAAAAGAGTTTATGATAATTCTATTAATGAACTTTTGAAAACCATGCGTTTATCAAGTTTAATGGGCGCTGAAAAAGTAATATTTCATCCAGGGTTTAAAACAATAGGACATTTTGAATCTCTAAAACAATGTATAACAGGCTTAAAAAAAGTGATCAAAGAATATGGAAATAATGATATTAAAGTTTTTCCTGAAACAACAGGAAAGATTTGTCAATTAGGAGATTTAGAAGATATAATAACTATTTGTGAAAAAACAGAATGTATACCATGTATTGATTTTGGACATTTGCATGCAAGAAATTTAGGATCTCTAAAATCAAAAGAAGATATAAAAGAAGTTTTAATAAAGATAGAAAATAGATTAGGTAAAAAAATACTTAAAAATTTACATTGTCATTTTTATCCAATTGAATACACAGATAAAGGAGAAAAAGTCCATCGTGCTGTTTTTGAAAAAGATTTTTATCCTAAATTTGAACATTTTGCGCCTTTAATAAAAGAGTTTAATATGGCGCCAACTTTAATTTCAGAATCTAAAAACAGCCAGGATTTAGGCGCTTTATATATGAAAAAAGTATTAGAAAAAATACTCTAA
- the rsmA gene encoding 16S rRNA (adenine(1518)-N(6)/adenine(1519)-N(6))-dimethyltransferase RsmA codes for MKKNKNLGQIFVNLSAIKKEIELIDIKDKIILEIGGGDGRATELLAKQAKKVICIEKDLKYCNILKEKFKKNNKVLVMCGDFLKFPPRKVDVIFGNIPYYISSEILSHIKKFEFEKAVLMFQKEFALKIVAKENTKEFGFLSLISQFYFNIDLKFIVHKTLFTPKPKVDSIVVLLSKTNKQIDKRTESIINCLFQHKKKTLKNALLDSTKLLKISKEDIFELLIENQNSNKRVFKLTSEEILDIAEQVCKWKKK; via the coding sequence ATGAAAAAAAATAAAAATTTAGGACAAATTTTTGTTAATCTTTCAGCCATTAAAAAAGAAATTGAATTAATTGATATTAAAGATAAAATTATTTTAGAGATTGGTGGCGGAGATGGGAGAGCAACTGAATTGTTAGCAAAACAAGCAAAAAAAGTAATATGTATTGAAAAAGATCTTAAATACTGCAATATATTAAAAGAAAAATTTAAAAAAAATAATAAAGTTTTGGTAATGTGTGGTGATTTTCTTAAATTTCCTCCACGTAAAGTTGATGTAATATTTGGAAATATCCCTTATTATATTTCATCAGAAATTTTATCTCATATTAAAAAATTTGAATTTGAAAAAGCAGTTTTAATGTTTCAAAAAGAATTTGCTCTTAAAATAGTAGCAAAAGAAAATACAAAAGAATTTGGTTTTTTAAGTTTAATTTCACAATTTTATTTTAATATTGATTTAAAATTTATAGTGCATAAAACTCTTTTTACTCCAAAACCAAAAGTTGATTCAATTGTTGTTTTATTAAGCAAAACTAATAAACAAATAGATAAAAGAACAGAAAGTATAATCAATTGTTTATTTCAACACAAGAAAAAAACTTTAAAAAATGCATTATTAGATTCTACTAAATTATTAAAAATTTCAAAAGAAGATATTTTTGAACTTTTAATTGAAAATCAAAATTCAAACAAAAGAGTTTTTAAACTTACTAGTGAGGAAATATTAGATATTGCAGAACAGGTGTGTAAATGGAAGAAAAAATAG
- a CDS encoding DUF655 domain-containing protein gives MKMEEYGRVLDYLAQGRATDRYREPIAHVMGETYFTLLEVLIKKDSNLSIGERIYVGKEGRSEVERIKRRIEYLELTSTAKSQVESVIKEIVISKESEFVNFFNKCGSISIRQHQLELLPGIGKKHTEEIKREREERPFDSFRDIQERVSLMPDPINVIVMRILEEIKTTTKYYLFAKPPIINKE, from the coding sequence ATGAAAATGGAAGAATATGGCAGAGTATTAGATTATCTTGCTCAAGGAAGAGCTACTGATAGGTATAGAGAACCAATTGCGCACGTAATGGGAGAAACTTATTTTACTTTATTAGAAGTATTGATAAAAAAAGATTCTAATTTATCTATTGGAGAAAGAATTTATGTTGGCAAAGAAGGAAGGAGTGAAGTTGAAAGAATAAAAAGAAGAATTGAGTATTTAGAATTAACTTCAACAGCAAAGAGCCAAGTTGAATCAGTAATAAAAGAAATTGTAATTTCAAAAGAAAGTGAATTTGTTAATTTTTTTAATAAATGTGGTTCTATATCTATTAGGCAACACCAATTAGAATTACTTCCAGGAATTGGAAAAAAGCATACTGAAGAAATAAAAAGAGAACGTGAAGAAAGACCATTTGATTCATTTAGAGATATTCAAGAAAGAGTTTCATTAATGCCAGACCCAATTAATGTTATAGTTATGAGAATATTAGAAGAGATTAAAACTACTACTAAGTATTATTTGTTTGCTAAACCACCTATTATAAATAAAGAGTAG
- a CDS encoding RNA polymerase Rpb4 family protein, translating into MIGNEVKNSKDISLSEVLELLEKRKKRSALGYEQQTCYNYCELFSKLSLIDGKKMIEELKEIEKLNDKIAIKILDIMPVKENQLKIILAKERIELSTEEIQKVFEIILRYKEKAEEHLIKKQKKKAKSLEEKALQEKVLEEAKEEKPKKAEIKEEKPKKAEIKKEKPKEAKKEPKVKKAKKSDKK; encoded by the coding sequence ATGATAGGAAATGAAGTAAAAAATTCAAAAGATATTTCTCTTTCAGAAGTATTAGAACTTTTAGAAAAAAGAAAGAAAAGAAGTGCATTAGGATATGAACAGCAAACATGTTATAATTATTGTGAATTATTCTCTAAATTATCTTTAATAGATGGAAAAAAGATGATAGAAGAATTAAAAGAAATAGAAAAATTAAATGATAAAATTGCTATTAAAATACTTGATATAATGCCAGTAAAAGAAAATCAATTGAAAATAATTTTAGCTAAAGAAAGAATCGAGTTGTCTACTGAAGAGATACAAAAAGTATTTGAAATAATATTAAGATATAAAGAAAAAGCAGAAGAACATTTAATTAAAAAACAGAAGAAAAAAGCAAAGAGTTTAGAAGAAAAAGCATTACAAGAGAAAGTATTAGAAGAAGCAAAAGAAGAAAAACCAAAGAAAGCAGAAATAAAAGAAGAAAAACCAAAGAAAGCGGAAATTAAAAAAGAAAAACCAAAAGAAGCTAAAAAAGAGCCAAAAGTTAAAAAAGCAAAAAAAAGTGATAAAAAATGA